In the Girardinichthys multiradiatus isolate DD_20200921_A chromosome 4, DD_fGirMul_XY1, whole genome shotgun sequence genome, one interval contains:
- the slc39a1 gene encoding zinc transporter ZIP1: MEYLLQVKIGALIGLLLLTLLFGFIPAKVKWFRDTNGTEAHRIVLSLISCFAGGVFLAACLLDIIPDYLSDISAELDVQKLETSFPLPEFIMAAGFFTVLILEKMVLSFRQMRGARDERASLLSENGHGHGHGGAVTTSDLESSGHHVHVDFQAHSPFRSFMLFLSLSLHSVFEGLAIGLQSTDSKVLEICIAILVHKSIIVFSLSVKLVQSAIRPFWIAAYIGVFALMSPLGIAIGISVMEAELAAGALIQAILEGLAAGTFIYITFMEILPHELNSAGNQVLKVFFILLGFTIMAALTFLG, from the exons ATGGAGTATCTGCTGCAGGTGAAAATCGGAGCTCTGATCGGCTTGTTGCTCCTGACTCTTCTGTTTGGATTCATCCCTGCGAAAGTAAAATGGTTCAGAGACACAAACGGGACAG AAGCCCATCGGATAGTTCTGAGCCTGATCAGCTGTTTTGCCGGCGGCGTTTTTCTGGCCGCATGTTTGCTCGACATCATCCCAGATTACCTGTCGGACATCAGCGCAGAGCTGGATGTTCAGAAGCTGGAG ACCAGCTTTCCCCTGCCAGAGTTCATCATGGCTGCTGGTTTCTTTACGGTTCTCATACTGGAGAAAATGGTCTTGAGCTTCCGTCAGATGAGAGGGGCTCGCGATGAGAGGGCATCACTGTTATCAGAGAACGGGCACGGGCACGGGCACGGCGGGGCCGTCACGACGTCCGACCTGGAGAGCAGCGGCCACCACGTCCACGTCGACTTCCAGGCTCACTCCCCCTTTCGCTCCTTTATGCTCTTCCTCTCCCTCTCACTCCATTCAGTTTTTGAGGGGCTCGCTATCGGCCTCCAGAGCACTGACTCAAAG GTGTTGGAGATCTGCATCGCCATTCTGGTCCACAAGAGCATCATAGTGTTTAGCCTGTCTGTGAAGCTGGTCCAGAGCGCCATTCGGCCGTTTTGGATTGCCGCGTACATTGGCGTGTTCGCCCTGATGTCACCTTTAGGCATCGCCATCGGCATCAGCGTGATGGAGGCGGAGCTTGCGGCCGGAGCTCTGATTCAGGCCATCCTGGAGGGGCTCGCTGCTGGAACGTTCATTTACATCACCTTCATGGAGATCCTGCCGCACGAGCTTAACTCAGCCGGGAACCAGGTCCTCAAGGTGTTCTTCATCCTGCTGGGTTTCACCATCATGGCTGCGCTGACGTTTTTAGGCTGA
- the tmem208 gene encoding transmembrane protein 208 isoform X1, producing MAPKGKVGTKGKKQIYEENEATLKFYTRVILGANAIYAAVNFFVFYSSSTFWTWLLLLFALAVYVGSYRSMSAMAKPAFAEDGGLLDGGIDLNMEQGMAEHLKDVILLTAIVQVLSTISSYFWYLWLLAPARALHLLWVNLLGPWFMAESPSAPEEVNEKKQRKQERRQMRRF from the exons ATGGCG CCCAAAGGTAAAGTTGGAACAAAAGGAAAGAAGCAGATCTATGAGGAGAACGAGGCAACACTCAAGTTCTATACAAGAGTTATCCTTGGAGCCAAC GCAATATACGCTGCCgtgaatttttttgttttctacagtTCATCCACATTTTGGACCTGG ctgctgctgttgtttgcACTCGCCGTGTACGTTGGGAGTTACCGCTCGATGTCGGCCATGGCCAAGCCAGCGTTTGCTGAGGACGGAGGTCTCCTGGATGGAGGAATAGACCTCAACATGGAGCAGGGAATGGCAGA GCACCTGAAAGATGTAATCCTGCTCACTGCCATAGTGCAAGTTCTCAGCACCATTTCGTCTTATTTCTGGTACCTTTGGTTGCTG GCCCCGGCTCGGGCCCTGCACCTGCTTTGGGTGAACCTTTTGGGCCCCTGGTTTATGGCAGAAAGCCCTTCAGCACCAGAGGAAGTAAATgagaaaaagcagagaaaacaagAACGCAGACAGATGAGGCGATTCTGA
- the tmem208 gene encoding transmembrane protein 208 isoform X3, giving the protein MRRTRQHSSSIQELSLEPTSSTFWTWLLLLFALAVYVGSYRSMSAMAKPAFAEDGGLLDGGIDLNMEQGMAEHLKDVILLTAIVQVLSTISSYFWYLWLLAPARALHLLWVNLLGPWFMAESPSAPEEVNEKKQRKQERRQMRRF; this is encoded by the exons ATGAGGAGAACGAGGCAACACTCAAGTTCTATACAAGAGTTATCCTTGGAGCCAAC tTCATCCACATTTTGGACCTGG ctgctgctgttgtttgcACTCGCCGTGTACGTTGGGAGTTACCGCTCGATGTCGGCCATGGCCAAGCCAGCGTTTGCTGAGGACGGAGGTCTCCTGGATGGAGGAATAGACCTCAACATGGAGCAGGGAATGGCAGA GCACCTGAAAGATGTAATCCTGCTCACTGCCATAGTGCAAGTTCTCAGCACCATTTCGTCTTATTTCTGGTACCTTTGGTTGCTG GCCCCGGCTCGGGCCCTGCACCTGCTTTGGGTGAACCTTTTGGGCCCCTGGTTTATGGCAGAAAGCCCTTCAGCACCAGAGGAAGTAAATgagaaaaagcagagaaaacaagAACGCAGACAGATGAGGCGATTCTGA
- the tmem208 gene encoding transmembrane protein 208 isoform X2: protein MAPKGKVGTKGKKQIYEENEATLKFYTRVILGANLLLLFALAVYVGSYRSMSAMAKPAFAEDGGLLDGGIDLNMEQGMAEHLKDVILLTAIVQVLSTISSYFWYLWLLAPARALHLLWVNLLGPWFMAESPSAPEEVNEKKQRKQERRQMRRF from the exons ATGGCG CCCAAAGGTAAAGTTGGAACAAAAGGAAAGAAGCAGATCTATGAGGAGAACGAGGCAACACTCAAGTTCTATACAAGAGTTATCCTTGGAGCCAAC ctgctgctgttgtttgcACTCGCCGTGTACGTTGGGAGTTACCGCTCGATGTCGGCCATGGCCAAGCCAGCGTTTGCTGAGGACGGAGGTCTCCTGGATGGAGGAATAGACCTCAACATGGAGCAGGGAATGGCAGA GCACCTGAAAGATGTAATCCTGCTCACTGCCATAGTGCAAGTTCTCAGCACCATTTCGTCTTATTTCTGGTACCTTTGGTTGCTG GCCCCGGCTCGGGCCCTGCACCTGCTTTGGGTGAACCTTTTGGGCCCCTGGTTTATGGCAGAAAGCCCTTCAGCACCAGAGGAAGTAAATgagaaaaagcagagaaaacaagAACGCAGACAGATGAGGCGATTCTGA